The following are encoded together in the Armatimonadota bacterium genome:
- a CDS encoding GAF domain-containing protein, which translates to MSAILLLCIYFFDSSSRARKTSLQLTKELAEKNHIIEQRNRELLKLKEISDRLVGNLDMQEGLDMLLSMALEITRAETASILLMDQELGLLDYMSARTVSVNGTSTDLSHIKRSLAEWVAKNSKPVLVNSESDEPEISALLGTRGVAPTMIAPIVVGGKTLGVLSIVRGKTDEPFNQNDIQAICELTDRAGLAIEKMHLYRKLREQVVCLRSALRDLKRAQAGLIQNEKLASIGQLVAGMAHEINNPLLVILGRAEMLLVDMDPDNPTAKDLEIIKSETQRIANLVRNLLGFSRTSHPGMLNPVNINELIERTLELVQTQGGITIVKRLTEGLPMIYADASEIQQIYMNIAINAVQAMKETGGKLIVETSQDDAGFVVAKFADTGPGIKPEHLSKIFDPFFTTKPEFEGTGLGLSVSKSLAEKYGGKIEVETRVKQGATFIVKLPAIQEPLQELPKVA; encoded by the coding sequence GTGTCTGCAATCCTCCTGCTTTGTATTTATTTCTTCGACTCTTCAAGTAGGGCGAGAAAGACAAGTCTCCAGCTCACCAAGGAACTGGCTGAGAAAAACCATATAATAGAACAGCGAAATAGAGAATTATTAAAACTTAAAGAGATCTCAGACCGACTAGTTGGCAATCTGGATATGCAAGAAGGCTTGGATATGCTCCTAAGCATGGCACTAGAGATAACAAGGGCAGAGACTGCCTCAATTCTCTTAATGGACCAAGAATTGGGCTTACTTGATTATATGTCCGCAAGAACAGTATCCGTCAACGGAACTTCCACAGATTTATCACATATAAAACGCAGCCTTGCAGAGTGGGTTGCAAAAAATAGTAAGCCGGTATTGGTCAACTCTGAATCAGACGAACCTGAAATTTCGGCGTTACTTGGCACGCGGGGTGTCGCACCCACAATGATTGCACCAATTGTTGTTGGCGGGAAAACGCTTGGTGTCCTCTCAATTGTGCGTGGAAAGACAGATGAACCCTTTAATCAAAATGACATTCAAGCAATTTGTGAATTAACTGATCGTGCTGGATTGGCAATTGAGAAGATGCATTTATATAGAAAGCTTCGCGAGCAAGTGGTTTGTCTGCGCTCAGCATTAAGGGATTTAAAGCGCGCCCAGGCAGGTCTAATTCAAAATGAGAAACTTGCGTCCATAGGTCAACTAGTTGCCGGTATGGCACACGAAATAAACAATCCATTATTGGTAATTCTTGGTCGTGCTGAGATGCTTTTAGTTGACATGGATCCTGATAATCCTACTGCAAAAGACCTTGAAATAATAAAATCCGAAACACAGCGAATAGCAAATCTGGTGCGAAATTTACTTGGGTTTTCACGCACTAGCCATCCTGGCATGCTAAATCCTGTTAATATAAATGAACTGATAGAACGCACGTTAGAGCTTGTGCAGACCCAAGGTGGCATTACCATAGTAAAACGACTCACTGAAGGTCTCCCAATGATATATGCTGATGCAAGCGAAATTCAGCAGATTTACATGAATATTGCTATTAACGCTGTTCAGGCAATGAAAGAAACAGGAGGCAAGTTGATTGTAGAGACTTCGCAGGATGATGCAGGCTTTGTCGTTGCAAAGTTTGCCGACACCGGCCCAGGGATAAAACCCGAGCACCTCAGTAAAATATTCGACCCCTTCTTTACGACAAAGCCTGAGTTTGAGGGTACTGGACTTGGCCTCTCTGTAAGCAAAAGCCTTGCTGAGAAATATGGCGGCAAAATCGAAGTTGAGACACGCGTCAAGCAAGGTGCAACATTTATTGTAAAACTACCTGCAATACAAGAACCACTTCAAGAACTTCCCAAAGTCGCTTGA
- a CDS encoding arylsulfatase codes for MVEKSKNLTSRKPNIVLILADDMGFSDVGCYGGEISTPNINRLAENGIKFAQFYNNAVCMPTRASILTGLYPQQVGSTEKAKLKASGNVTIAEVLRSAGYRTLMSGKWHNGNSSCELPTSRGFDRYFGLLSGSSNYFNPGLKRPYEPEPAHKSPGDMRPWGIDEKIIHPFTPDDPDFYATDAFTENALAFLDRYGHEDKPFFLYVAYTAPHFPIQAKPEDIEKYHGKYMLGWDVIRSQRYERLIEMGILDTKCRLSPRDPLAPSWEDVNDKDTWDLKMAVYAGMIECMDRGIGRIVDKIKALGKLEDTMIIFLSDNGGCAEHINRTPDIPTGPVNSYSTVDAPWANASNTPFRRFKVFHHEGGISTPLIISWPRLIAGGTVCHELGHVMDLMPTLAEIAGAKYPNKWNGQRVLPMEGISLTSMFSKTASSKKWDRPPICWEFKGCRAVRFGQWKLVTQGPPRVHINIPIEPGNEAWELYDMLEDRSETNNLAEKYPDKVRELEKIWLDWHRRCSPQHQ; via the coding sequence ATGGTTGAAAAATCGAAAAACCTAACAAGCAGAAAGCCTAACATTGTTTTAATCTTAGCAGATGATATGGGGTTTTCCGATGTTGGCTGCTATGGCGGTGAAATTTCCACCCCTAACATAAATCGGCTAGCCGAAAATGGTATCAAGTTCGCTCAATTTTATAATAACGCGGTATGTATGCCAACTCGCGCATCTATTCTCACCGGCCTTTACCCTCAACAGGTAGGCTCTACCGAAAAGGCAAAACTTAAAGCATCTGGAAACGTGACTATTGCAGAAGTATTGAGAAGCGCTGGGTATCGGACTCTTATGTCTGGCAAGTGGCATAACGGCAACTCATCTTGCGAGCTACCAACATCGCGCGGTTTTGATAGGTATTTCGGTCTCCTCAGTGGAAGCAGCAACTACTTCAACCCTGGCTTAAAACGCCCATACGAACCCGAGCCAGCGCATAAATCTCCAGGCGACATGCGCCCTTGGGGAATTGATGAAAAGATAATCCATCCATTTACCCCTGACGATCCTGATTTTTACGCGACCGATGCTTTCACCGAGAATGCTTTGGCATTTCTCGACCGATACGGTCATGAAGATAAACCCTTTTTCCTCTATGTTGCATATACCGCCCCCCACTTTCCAATACAAGCAAAACCTGAAGACATCGAGAAGTATCATGGCAAATACATGCTCGGTTGGGATGTAATTCGCAGCCAGCGGTATGAACGCCTTATTGAAATGGGCATTCTCGACACCAAATGCCGCTTATCTCCGCGTGACCCGCTTGCGCCTTCATGGGAAGACGTTAATGATAAAGACACATGGGACCTTAAAATGGCAGTATACGCCGGCATGATAGAATGCATGGACCGCGGCATCGGAAGAATCGTTGACAAAATCAAAGCACTTGGGAAACTGGAGGATACAATGATAATATTCCTCTCAGATAATGGCGGCTGTGCTGAACATATTAATCGCACGCCAGACATTCCGACTGGTCCCGTAAACTCATACTCCACCGTAGATGCGCCATGGGCAAACGCAAGCAATACGCCTTTTAGGCGATTCAAGGTATTCCACCATGAAGGCGGCATCTCAACGCCTTTAATAATCTCATGGCCGCGCTTAATCGCAGGCGGAACAGTTTGCCACGAACTTGGACATGTAATGGACCTTATGCCAACACTTGCTGAAATTGCTGGCGCCAAGTATCCAAATAAATGGAATGGTCAGCGCGTCTTGCCAATGGAAGGCATTAGCCTTACTTCAATGTTCAGCAAGACCGCATCCTCAAAGAAATGGGACCGTCCTCCCATCTGTTGGGAATTTAAAGGCTGTCGGGCAGTGAGATTCGGCCAATGGAAGCTAGTCACACAAGGTCCGCCTCGAGTACATATCAACATTCCTATTGAGCCTGGAAACGAAGCTTGGGAACTTTATGATATGCTTGAAGACCGTTCGGAAACAAACAACCTCGCCGAAAAATATCCAGATAAGGTTAGAGAGCTTGAAAAGATTTGGCTAGATTGGCACAGGCGCTGTAGCCCACAACACCAATAA
- a CDS encoding Gfo/Idh/MocA family oxidoreductase: protein MDTLGVGIIGFGFIGKAHAYGYLNMPLFYDPVPVRTKLVGVATSRSETAQKAKEIGGFEFATSDWRELIKREDIHIINICTPNSQHTDQLLAAMAAGKHIYCDKPLVVGKDAIEKIEKALCEYKGIGQMTFNYRFLPATIRAKHLIEEGFLGNVIGFRAAYLHSGQVDPNIPMRWKQLKSEGAGVLQDLGSHVVDLMDWYIGPFEKVLAELRILYPTRPNQNGQIVQVEADDQVVMLVRLPNGTVGTLEASKIATGTEDEFRFEIHGDKGAIRFNLMDLNWLEAYDLRDVDAPLGGSRGWKKISCVQKYDKPAVFPSGKASIGWLRGHMHCLYNFLLAVAEGKPAEPSLKRGLYVQKLLAAAEESALTHSWVDFPKPF from the coding sequence ATGGACACGCTAGGTGTAGGAATAATCGGATTTGGTTTTATTGGCAAAGCGCATGCATATGGTTATTTAAACATGCCTTTGTTTTATGACCCCGTGCCTGTGCGCACTAAGCTCGTTGGTGTCGCTACCTCGCGGTCTGAAACGGCGCAAAAAGCTAAGGAGATAGGTGGTTTTGAATTTGCCACATCAGACTGGCGTGAGCTTATTAAGCGAGAGGATATTCATATCATAAACATTTGCACGCCAAACAGCCAGCATACAGACCAGCTTCTTGCGGCAATGGCTGCGGGGAAGCATATATATTGTGACAAGCCACTTGTAGTCGGGAAGGATGCCATAGAAAAGATTGAGAAAGCGCTTTGTGAATACAAAGGAATTGGGCAAATGACGTTTAATTACCGCTTTCTTCCTGCTACAATTCGGGCGAAACATCTCATTGAGGAAGGTTTTCTAGGTAATGTTATCGGCTTCAGAGCTGCATACCTACATTCAGGCCAGGTTGATCCAAACATACCAATGCGTTGGAAGCAGTTAAAATCTGAGGGTGCTGGAGTGCTCCAAGACCTAGGATCCCATGTGGTTGATTTAATGGATTGGTATATTGGTCCATTTGAAAAAGTTCTTGCCGAATTGCGCATTTTATACCCTACTCGTCCCAACCAGAACGGCCAGATTGTCCAAGTGGAGGCGGATGATCAGGTTGTGATGCTTGTTCGACTGCCAAACGGTACTGTCGGAACGCTTGAGGCATCTAAAATTGCCACAGGAACAGAAGACGAGTTCCGGTTCGAAATACATGGTGATAAAGGTGCAATTCGGTTCAACCTGATGGATTTGAATTGGTTGGAAGCATATGACCTTCGTGACGTTGATGCTCCGCTAGGTGGTTCGCGAGGTTGGAAGAAAATATCTTGCGTTCAAAAGTATGATAAGCCTGCAGTATTCCCATCGGGCAAAGCGAGCATCGGTTGGTTGAGGGGTCACATGCACTGCTTATACAATTTCCTCTTGGCAGTTGCGGAAGGGAAACCAGCCGAACCGTCGCTTAAAAGAGGGCTTTATGTCCAGAAGTTGCTGGCTGCTGCCGAAGAATCAGCATTAACGCACAGTTGGGTAGACTTTCCTAAGCCTTTTTAA
- a CDS encoding ABC transporter permease has protein sequence MKKATSSTFKWLKDIVGLGTILVALVVYFSIRSPNFLTATNFTAIANQIPAALLVAVGMTFVLITAGIDLSVGSLVGLSGAVLGLSIDRIGLPLPIAILACIATGLFCGMINGLVIVRWVLPPFIVTLGMLEVARGATFLLTETRTIYLGSKISKIAGFGIANISVLFIIAIVAVVLGQLVLSRCTFGRYLIAIGSNEQTAYLSGINTSRIKVSVYALSGFLCAMAAVVNTARMASANPNAGTGFELEAIAAVVIGGTSLMGGRGSVINSMLGVLFMAILSSGLSQIGTEEATKRMITGFVIVLAVILDYYRSRITSKG, from the coding sequence ATGAAAAAGGCAACTTCGTCAACCTTTAAGTGGCTGAAAGATATAGTAGGTTTAGGTACCATCTTAGTCGCTCTTGTGGTCTACTTCAGCATTAGAAGTCCAAACTTCTTGACGGCCACGAACTTTACTGCAATTGCTAATCAAATACCTGCTGCGTTATTGGTTGCTGTTGGAATGACATTTGTATTAATTACCGCGGGGATTGATCTCTCGGTTGGCTCGCTTGTGGGGCTTTCTGGTGCGGTACTGGGACTCAGCATTGACCGCATTGGTTTACCTCTTCCGATAGCAATTCTAGCTTGTATTGCCACGGGACTATTTTGCGGGATGATCAATGGTCTTGTAATTGTAAGGTGGGTTTTACCACCCTTCATTGTTACCTTGGGAATGCTTGAAGTTGCCCGTGGCGCAACTTTCCTTCTTACCGAAACTCGCACAATTTATTTGGGTTCTAAGATTAGCAAAATCGCAGGGTTTGGGATTGCGAATATTTCTGTGCTGTTTATTATTGCAATTGTTGCGGTCGTCTTAGGCCAATTGGTTTTGTCGCGATGTACTTTTGGGAGGTACTTAATTGCCATTGGCTCAAATGAGCAAACGGCATATTTATCGGGAATTAATACGTCAAGGATAAAAGTCTCAGTGTATGCGCTTTCAGGCTTCCTTTGCGCAATGGCTGCAGTGGTGAACACCGCCCGCATGGCTTCGGCAAATCCCAATGCTGGCACAGGTTTCGAATTAGAAGCAATAGCGGCAGTAGTAATCGGCGGAACTAGCCTAATGGGGGGCCGTGGTTCGGTAATAAACTCTATGTTGGGTGTTTTATTTATGGCAATACTGAGTAGCGGACTTTCACAGATTGGCACAGAAGAAGCAACGAAGCGAATGATTACAGGCTTTGTGATAGTATTGGCTGTTATCCTTGATTACTACCGATCTAGAATTACTTCAAAAGGTTAG
- a CDS encoding extracellular solute-binding protein codes for MFKIQKHILRLLLACVLISCGSGLIFADTVTNKSAKEEIVELRLWGGDWGIPPKDATDPWRRANRAVFERFQELHPNIKIISASGLQVQGRAAESGLLMAMAGGTAPDVFYVNFRKLHNFINQGFLYPLNEYIEKDPEILKKIHPEIRKVITVDGKVYSIPWFQCVQALYYRKDLYKAAGLDPNKPPKTWDEFYEYCKKLTIPEKGQWGFAFSSGPSSTAFHWINFLWQAGGDIVAQDEKGEWHCVFNSPAGVKALNFYKKLMIGKWKRNGREMIGVATRTATYAQDIEQGKIAQWFAYSTDLVTNRSNINPSLIGIAPLPAGPAGHANEINAGMWGINATIRDKRVRDAAWEYIKFMGSEEADRVRTKAYVESGLGKMVNPVMLEKYGYVEYLRGIPKSWIEANREAFKYGRPEPHGKNCEMIYIELDYPLQEAVLRPDKDPKQILDEAARNIDRKMLGYVDPGVQERRRKTARVIFATLLVLICSVGATQVRKLAKAHADETADTRVVRGSKMVHVVAWLFMLPAVLSILVWAYYPLVRGMIMAFQDYRIIGNSRWVGLDNFIEVFTTETFWRGILNSLLYAGMNLSLGFCVPIFLALMLHEVPRGKMLFRTLYYLPAVTSGLVIMFLWMWFYDPTPQGLFNTLLGFYNQAAEALANTLRINPEILKFNLPLKWLGDPKLAMLCVILPGIWAGAGPGSIIYLAAMKSIPDEMYEAADIDGAGVWSKIWRITLPTLKPLIIINFVGAFIGSFKAMENIFVMTGGGPLNATHTIGLEIWYNAFMYLRFGYATAAAWMMGSMLIAFTMYQLRILRNVRFSAAGREE; via the coding sequence TTGTTCAAGATCCAAAAGCATATACTGCGCTTACTGCTTGCTTGTGTGTTAATTTCCTGCGGCTCAGGGCTCATTTTTGCCGATACCGTTACTAACAAGTCCGCTAAGGAAGAAATTGTTGAGCTTCGCTTATGGGGTGGAGATTGGGGTATTCCTCCTAAAGACGCTACCGACCCTTGGCGGCGTGCAAATCGCGCAGTTTTTGAGCGCTTTCAGGAATTGCACCCGAACATAAAAATCATTAGCGCAAGCGGCTTGCAGGTACAAGGAAGGGCAGCAGAGAGTGGCTTACTCATGGCAATGGCAGGCGGTACTGCCCCTGACGTTTTCTATGTAAACTTCCGGAAGCTTCACAATTTTATAAACCAAGGGTTTCTCTATCCCCTCAATGAGTACATCGAAAAGGACCCTGAAATATTAAAAAAGATTCACCCAGAAATCCGAAAAGTCATCACTGTAGATGGCAAGGTATATTCGATTCCATGGTTTCAATGCGTACAAGCCTTATATTATCGTAAAGACCTTTACAAAGCTGCCGGCCTCGATCCAAACAAGCCTCCCAAAACTTGGGACGAATTCTATGAGTATTGCAAGAAGCTAACTATCCCTGAAAAGGGTCAATGGGGTTTTGCGTTCTCATCAGGGCCAAGTAGTACGGCTTTCCATTGGATTAATTTTCTCTGGCAAGCTGGCGGCGATATTGTTGCTCAAGATGAAAAAGGCGAGTGGCATTGCGTCTTTAATTCCCCGGCTGGTGTGAAAGCGCTTAATTTTTATAAAAAGCTAATGATTGGAAAATGGAAGCGCAATGGCCGTGAAATGATTGGAGTTGCAACTAGGACCGCCACCTACGCACAGGATATTGAACAAGGGAAAATAGCTCAGTGGTTTGCATATTCCACGGATCTTGTAACTAACCGCTCGAACATCAATCCGAGCCTGATAGGAATTGCGCCGCTCCCAGCGGGCCCGGCAGGGCATGCGAATGAAATCAACGCCGGTATGTGGGGAATCAATGCTACAATTAGAGACAAGCGTGTTCGAGATGCTGCTTGGGAGTACATCAAGTTCATGGGCAGCGAAGAGGCCGACAGGGTGAGGACAAAGGCGTACGTAGAGTCAGGGTTGGGAAAAATGGTTAACCCCGTTATGCTCGAGAAGTATGGCTATGTCGAATATCTCCGTGGAATTCCAAAGAGTTGGATCGAAGCTAACAGGGAAGCTTTTAAATATGGTCGGCCCGAGCCTCATGGCAAAAATTGCGAGATGATTTATATTGAGCTAGATTATCCCCTGCAGGAAGCTGTCCTTCGTCCTGACAAAGACCCTAAACAAATTTTGGATGAAGCCGCTCGCAATATTGACCGCAAAATGCTTGGCTATGTAGACCCTGGGGTTCAAGAAAGAAGGAGAAAGACGGCTCGTGTTATATTTGCGACACTCCTAGTACTCATTTGCTCAGTTGGTGCTACGCAGGTTAGGAAGTTGGCAAAGGCACATGCTGATGAAACTGCAGACACGAGGGTCGTGCGCGGTAGCAAGATGGTTCATGTAGTCGCTTGGCTTTTTATGCTTCCGGCAGTGCTTTCAATACTCGTCTGGGCATACTACCCGCTTGTTCGTGGAATGATTATGGCATTCCAGGATTACCGAATTATTGGCAACAGTAGATGGGTTGGTTTAGACAATTTTATTGAGGTGTTTACAACAGAAACTTTCTGGCGGGGTATCTTAAACAGTTTATTATATGCCGGAATGAATCTAAGCCTTGGCTTCTGCGTACCAATTTTCCTAGCATTAATGCTTCATGAAGTTCCGCGTGGCAAGATGCTTTTTAGAACTCTCTACTACCTACCTGCGGTGACAAGTGGTCTGGTGATTATGTTTCTTTGGATGTGGTTCTATGACCCCACGCCTCAAGGACTGTTCAACACACTTTTAGGATTCTACAATCAAGCTGCAGAAGCTCTTGCGAATACATTAAGAATTAACCCTGAAATCCTCAAATTTAATTTGCCTCTTAAGTGGCTGGGTGACCCAAAACTGGCTATGCTTTGCGTCATACTCCCAGGCATATGGGCGGGTGCTGGGCCTGGAAGTATTATTTATCTAGCTGCAATGAAGAGCATTCCTGATGAAATGTACGAGGCAGCGGATATTGACGGAGCTGGCGTATGGAGCAAGATATGGCGCATAACGTTGCCAACCCTAAAGCCTCTTATAATCATCAATTTCGTCGGAGCATTCATAGGTTCGTTTAAGGCAATGGAAAACATCTTTGTCATGACAGGTGGTGGCCCCCTAAATGCAACTCACACTATCGGCCTTGAAATTTGGTATAACGCATTTATGTATCTAAGATTCGGATATGCTACGGCTGCCGCCTGGATGATGGGAAGTATGCTGATAGCCTTCACAATGTATCAGCTACGCATATTGAGAAACGTACGCTTTTCCGCAGCAGGGAGGGAAGAATAG
- a CDS encoding beta-galactosidase: MSIIPTVGRRSWSMRLLIAGLYIVLTLGAITMVYPFLIMLATSTKSGVDVNNYSVIPKYWYDDSILFAKFAEIKYAADMDAINGYYRTDFAKMEDIAPPQKTPLTTNQMRMVKDWEDFSRTIPLKYMQANYGVISNAPSRLLNEYRAWLRRRFNNDINALNKLYREENESFETVFTPFERTESREWQPEKTPKMQEWLEFKASLPSEFRRIICIDPLFWTFLKENKYDGDIAKLNKAYGTNYKSFMEVHFSPTLPADPRQRADWEEFARTMLPFRYMVLNSKALPAYRKFLQNRYGGNIEEVNRIYGTSYSSFDQIVLPKEAPAEGTPLVDWMDFISKVVPVTAIKAVNSENLYRQYLFRKYGSLDAINKAYGTKYASLLDLSPPQHLADWHYVLAHHRELRKHFIIRNYAMVLNYILLHGRAVFNTFVFCLAAILTHLIVNPLCAYSLSRYNLRYSYKVLLFLLATMAFPAEVTLIPNFLLLKKLHMLNTFWALILPGMAGGFSIFLLKGFFDSLPKELYEAGIIDGASEARMFWQITIPLSKPIFAVIALSSFTAAYGAFMFAFLVCQNPKMWTMMVWLYELQITAPKYITMAALTIAAIPTLTVFVFAQNVIMRGIILPSFK, encoded by the coding sequence ATGTCGATTATCCCAACTGTTGGCAGACGTTCGTGGTCAATGCGCTTGCTCATCGCGGGATTATATATTGTCCTAACTTTGGGGGCAATAACGATGGTCTATCCCTTCCTCATTATGTTGGCAACTTCCACAAAAAGCGGTGTTGATGTTAACAACTACAGCGTAATACCTAAATACTGGTATGACGATTCGATTCTTTTCGCCAAATTTGCCGAGATAAAGTATGCTGCCGATATGGATGCAATTAATGGCTACTACCGTACCGACTTTGCGAAAATGGAGGACATTGCTCCACCTCAGAAAACACCTCTCACAACAAATCAAATGAGAATGGTAAAGGACTGGGAGGATTTTAGTCGGACAATTCCGCTTAAATATATGCAAGCTAATTATGGTGTCATAAGTAATGCTCCAAGCCGTTTGCTGAACGAATATCGGGCTTGGCTTCGAAGGCGATTTAATAACGACATTAATGCTCTCAACAAGCTTTATCGCGAGGAAAATGAAAGCTTCGAGACCGTTTTTACGCCTTTTGAGCGCACGGAAAGCCGTGAGTGGCAGCCAGAGAAGACCCCAAAAATGCAAGAGTGGCTGGAGTTCAAAGCATCATTGCCATCGGAATTTCGGCGGATAATTTGCATTGACCCATTGTTTTGGACATTCTTAAAGGAGAACAAATACGATGGCGATATAGCCAAACTAAACAAAGCCTACGGTACTAATTACAAATCATTTATGGAAGTACACTTTTCCCCTACCCTTCCCGCTGATCCCAGGCAAAGAGCCGACTGGGAAGAGTTCGCACGAACTATGCTCCCGTTCCGTTATATGGTTCTAAACTCAAAGGCATTGCCGGCTTATCGGAAGTTTCTTCAAAACCGTTATGGGGGAAATATCGAAGAGGTAAATAGGATCTATGGTACAAGTTACTCATCGTTTGACCAGATTGTCTTACCAAAGGAGGCACCAGCTGAGGGAACACCGCTCGTTGACTGGATGGATTTTATTTCGAAAGTTGTTCCAGTCACCGCAATAAAAGCTGTAAACTCAGAAAACCTATACAGACAATATCTTTTCAGAAAATACGGTAGCCTTGATGCAATCAATAAAGCCTATGGAACAAAGTATGCTTCTCTTTTAGACCTATCTCCCCCCCAGCACCTTGCCGACTGGCATTATGTACTTGCACACCATAGGGAATTAAGAAAGCATTTTATAATTCGCAATTATGCAATGGTTTTGAACTACATACTTCTTCATGGCAGGGCAGTATTCAACACCTTTGTCTTTTGTCTCGCTGCTATTTTAACCCATTTAATTGTTAACCCACTGTGCGCTTATTCTCTTTCGCGGTATAACCTTCGCTATTCGTACAAGGTGTTGCTCTTTTTGTTGGCCACAATGGCATTTCCTGCGGAAGTAACATTGATTCCAAATTTCTTGCTCCTAAAGAAGCTCCATATGCTTAACACTTTTTGGGCGCTGATTCTTCCGGGAATGGCTGGTGGGTTTTCGATTTTCCTACTTAAAGGTTTCTTTGATAGCCTCCCGAAGGAACTTTATGAAGCGGGAATAATCGATGGAGCATCCGAAGCGCGGATGTTTTGGCAAATCACAATTCCGCTATCTAAGCCTATTTTTGCAGTAATTGCACTCAGTTCGTTTACGGCGGCGTATGGCGCGTTTATGTTTGCGTTCCTGGTTTGCCAAAACCCAAAAATGTGGACGATGATGGTTTGGCTGTATGAGCTTCAGATTACGGCCCCGAAGTATATAACGATGGCTGCATTGACAATAGCGGCCATACCAACACTAACAGTGTTCGTCTTTGCACAAAATGTTATCATGAGAGGTATCATTCTACCGAGCTTTAAGTGA
- a CDS encoding sugar ABC transporter substrate-binding protein translates to MVLRKIAIFLVICILVVGVTGCGKKQAEKPRIALIMKSLANEFFKTMAEGAEKHNKEHASEYELIVNGIKDELDVNKQVELVEQMIAQGVDAIVIAPADSKALVSVCKRAADAGIVVVNIDNRFDSSALKEAGLKAPFVGPDNRKGARAVGEVAAKLLKPGDKVAILEGAPNAYNGEQRKLGFQDAMKAARIQIVTSQTAYWETDKANALARSIITAHPDIKALLCANDSMAIGAVKAVEEAGKSGKILVVGYDNISAAQELLKEGKLLATADQHAGQLAVYGIEYALEMLRGKTAPKDKETPVDLITKVEN, encoded by the coding sequence ATGGTATTAAGAAAGATTGCCATATTCTTGGTTATTTGTATTTTAGTTGTCGGTGTCACTGGTTGCGGCAAAAAGCAAGCTGAAAAGCCGAGAATTGCATTGATAATGAAGTCACTCGCCAATGAATTTTTTAAAACGATGGCAGAGGGTGCGGAAAAGCATAATAAAGAGCATGCGTCCGAGTATGAACTAATTGTAAACGGAATCAAGGACGAATTAGATGTAAATAAGCAAGTTGAGCTTGTTGAGCAGATGATTGCTCAAGGTGTTGACGCGATTGTAATTGCGCCTGCTGATTCGAAAGCCTTGGTTTCGGTATGCAAAAGAGCTGCTGATGCAGGCATTGTTGTCGTGAATATAGACAATCGGTTTGATAGCTCTGCTCTCAAAGAAGCAGGGCTCAAGGCGCCTTTTGTTGGTCCGGACAACCGCAAAGGTGCGCGAGCGGTTGGTGAGGTGGCAGCTAAGTTATTGAAGCCTGGCGATAAGGTTGCGATCTTAGAGGGAGCGCCGAACGCATATAATGGCGAGCAGCGAAAATTAGGGTTCCAAGATGCCATGAAAGCAGCTAGAATCCAGATTGTTACTTCCCAAACGGCGTATTGGGAAACCGACAAAGCGAACGCACTTGCACGCAGTATTATTACTGCACATCCAGATATCAAGGCACTCCTCTGTGCGAATGACAGTATGGCTATTGGTGCGGTAAAAGCCGTCGAAGAGGCGGGAAAGTCTGGAAAGATTTTAGTGGTGGGCTATGATAATATCAGCGCGGCACAAGAGCTCCTTAAGGAAGGTAAGTTGCTTGCCACGGCTGACCAGCATGCTGGTCAACTTGCCGTTTATGGCATTGAATATGCTCTAGAAATGCTTCGAGGCAAGACTGCGCCAAAAGATAAAGAAACTCCGGTAGATTTAATAACTAAAGTAGAAAATTAG